CCATCGGATCGCCGGACCGCTGATGCGCGGAATGCGGCACATCGCGGTGGATCGCGCGGCAGGGGCCGAGTCCTACGACCAGGCCTTGACGGCGTTGCGAGCGGGAGAGGTCGTCGGCGTCTTCCCGGAGGCGACCATCAGCCGTTCGTTCACGGTGAAGGACCTCAAGACCGGCGCCGCCCGGCTGGCCGCCGCCGCGGGTGTCCCGCTGATCCCGGTATCGCTCTGGGGGACCCAGCGGCTGTGGACCAAGGGCAGGCCGCGCACCCTCACCCGACGACACGTGCCCGTCTCGATCAGCCTCGGCGAGCCGATGCACCCCTCCTCTGCGGACTCGCCGGAGGAGGTCACCGCCGACCTGCACACCCGGCTGAGCGCGCTGCTCGACGCGGCGCAGCGCTCCTATCCCGACCGTCCGGCGGACCCCACGGACAACTGGTGGCAGCCCGCCCATCTGGA
The Actinoalloteichus fjordicus DNA segment above includes these coding regions:
- a CDS encoding lysophospholipid acyltransferase family protein, whose amino-acid sequence is MPELVYPPIVFASKTMFRILDLRLTVTGAEHVPRTGGAVLAANHVSYLDFIFCGYGAQPSRRLVRFMAKKAIFDHRIAGPLMRGMRHIAVDRAAGAESYDQALTALRAGEVVGVFPEATISRSFTVKDLKTGAARLAAAAGVPLIPVSLWGTQRLWTKGRPRTLTRRHVPVSISLGEPMHPSSADSPEEVTADLHTRLSALLDAAQRSYPDRPADPTDNWWQPAHLDGSAPTPEEAAELDAQRPEHR